The following proteins are co-located in the candidate division TA06 bacterium genome:
- the secY gene encoding preprotein translocase subunit SecY produces MWEKIQNIFRIPELRRRILFTLGILVVYRIGGHLPTAGIDTQALAEFFRAQRGTLFSMYDLFVGGNLSRATIFALGIMPYISASIIMQLLGAVIPFLEKLQKEGEQGRKKITQYTRYATVILALFQSYGISIFLESLAPNGLAVVPNPGFGFRILTMITMTAGTIFVMWLGEKITEFGIGNGISMIIFVGCLDSIPGDLISTYTSFRGGELNILVLAFIALLMVGVTAVVVGMTQGSRKIPVQYAKRIVGRKVYGGQSTYIPLGFNTAGVIPIIFAQSVLAFPMTIVTYIKADWAQNLAGLFTMGSWLYNILYAFLIIAFAYFYTAIVINPADLADNMKKYGGFIPGIRPGSKTAEYIERILTHITLPGAVFYAAIAILPTFLMSAFHVPFYFGGTTLLIIVGVALDTLQQIESHLLMRHYEGFIKKGKISGRAGRM; encoded by the coding sequence ATGTGGGAGAAAATCCAGAATATATTCCGGATCCCCGAGCTGAGACGGAGGATACTATTCACCCTGGGGATACTGGTGGTTTACCGGATCGGGGGGCATCTGCCCACCGCCGGGATAGACACCCAGGCCCTGGCCGAGTTCTTCCGGGCCCAGCGGGGCACCCTGTTCTCGATGTACGATCTGTTCGTGGGCGGAAACCTCTCTCGGGCCACCATTTTTGCTCTGGGGATCATGCCCTATATTTCGGCCTCCATCATCATGCAGCTTTTGGGCGCGGTGATCCCGTTCCTGGAAAAACTGCAGAAGGAAGGCGAGCAGGGCCGCAAGAAGATCACCCAGTATACCCGCTATGCCACCGTGATATTGGCCCTGTTCCAATCCTACGGCATTTCCATATTCCTGGAATCCCTGGCCCCCAACGGCCTGGCGGTGGTGCCCAATCCCGGGTTCGGTTTCCGGATACTGACCATGATCACCATGACCGCCGGAACCATCTTCGTGATGTGGCTGGGGGAGAAGATCACCGAGTTCGGCATCGGCAACGGCATCTCCATGATCATTTTCGTGGGCTGCCTGGACAGCATTCCCGGCGACCTGATCAGCACCTACACTTCGTTCCGGGGCGGCGAGCTCAACATCCTGGTGCTGGCCTTCATCGCCCTCCTGATGGTTGGGGTCACCGCGGTGGTGGTGGGGATGACCCAGGGCTCCCGCAAGATCCCGGTGCAGTACGCCAAAAGGATAGTGGGCCGCAAGGTTTACGGCGGGCAGAGCACTTATATCCCGCTGGGATTCAACACCGCCGGGGTGATACCGATCATCTTCGCCCAGAGCGTGCTGGCCTTCCCCATGACCATAGTCACCTACATCAAGGCCGACTGGGCCCAGAACCTGGCCGGTCTGTTCACCATGGGCTCCTGGCTCTACAACATCCTCTATGCCTTTCTGATCATCGCCTTCGCCTATTTTTACACCGCCATCGTCATCAATCCGGCCGATCTGGCCGACAACATGAAGAAGTACGGCGGGTTCATTCCCGGCATCCGGCCTGGCTCCAAGACCGCCGAGTACATCGAACGGATCCTGACCCACATTACTTTGCCCGGGGCGGTGTTCTATGCGGCCATTGCCATCCTGCCCACTTTTCTGATGAGCGCCTTTCACGTTCCGTTCTACTTCGGCGGGACCACACTGCTGATCATAGTGGGCGTAGCCCTGGACACCCTGCAGCAGATAGAGTCCCATTTGCTGATGCGCCATTATGAGGGTTTCATCAAAAAGGGCAAGATCTCGGGCCGGGCCGGGCGGATGTAA